In one window of Corynebacterium mycetoides DNA:
- the infB gene encoding translation initiation factor IF-2, with protein MPGKLRVHELAKQLGVTSKELLATLKDQGEFVKTASSTIEPPVVKKMKAFYGSGGDNAGEAKSQAKPGAPKPGAAKPSSPKPAAAKPGTAKPAAAAKPGAPAAAKPGAAKPGAAKPGAAKPAAAAKPAPAQSAAPKPGAPKPGAEAPKAAPAPKPGAPKPQAPAAREGGAASGAMPRPMPKPGGRPRVANNPFSSNTGGPRPAPRPGGGRGPQGGQAGAGGGRGRGGQGGERAGQGQGRPGPRPGGGRPSPADMVAHPSPTQMPTKSATGARGRGGQGGSGGGRGRGGQGGPGGPGAGGGFRGRGGRRGGTAGAFGRPGGAPGRGRKSKRQKRNEYEEMHAPNVIGGVRLPDGGGKTVRLRQGASLADFAEKIGTDASNLVQALFNLGEMVTATQSVPQETLQLLGAEINYDVEVVSPEDEDRELLESFDLQFGEDTGHEDELMQRPPVVSVMGHVDHGKTRLLDTIRHANVGSGEAGGITQGIGAYQTTVTLDGEERTITFLDTPGHEAFTAMRARGAQSTDLAILVVAADDGVMPQTVEAINHAKAADLPIVVAVNKIDKPEAQPEKIRGQLTEYGLVPEEYGGDTMFVDISARNNTGIDDLLEAVLLTADAALDLRANPDMDAQGLAIESHLDRGRGPVSTVIVQRGTLRVGDSIVVGGNFGRVRRMVDEWGNDVEEAGPSRPVQVQGLNGVPGPGDNLLVVEDDRVARQIAAQRDARRRSAMQARRKKRVSLENLDAALKETSQLNLILKGDNAGSVEALEEALLKLEVDEEVEVNIIDRGVGAVTQTNVVLAAASDAVIVAFNVRSEGKATEEANNEGVEIRYYSVIYQVIDEVEAALKGMLKPIYEEREIGAAEIRQIFKASAVGLIAGCMVTDGKVRRNAKCRLVRDGNVITPDATIESLRREKDDVTEVDKGYECGMVLSYPDIQVDDVIQVYEMVEVPRT; from the coding sequence GTGCCCGGAAAGCTACGCGTTCACGAACTGGCTAAACAGCTCGGCGTAACAAGCAAGGAACTACTCGCAACCCTGAAAGACCAGGGCGAGTTTGTAAAAACCGCCTCATCCACCATCGAACCCCCGGTGGTGAAGAAGATGAAGGCGTTCTACGGATCCGGCGGAGACAACGCCGGAGAGGCGAAGAGCCAGGCAAAGCCCGGCGCCCCGAAGCCGGGTGCCGCGAAGCCGTCCTCGCCGAAGCCCGCAGCAGCAAAGCCCGGTACAGCGAAGCCCGCCGCCGCGGCCAAGCCGGGCGCACCCGCCGCTGCCAAGCCCGGTGCTGCCAAGCCCGGTGCTGCCAAGCCCGGTGCTGCCAAGCCTGCCGCCGCGGCCAAGCCGGCACCCGCCCAGTCGGCTGCCCCGAAGCCGGGCGCACCCAAGCCTGGTGCTGAGGCACCGAAGGCGGCGCCCGCTCCCAAGCCGGGCGCGCCGAAGCCGCAGGCCCCCGCAGCCCGTGAGGGAGGCGCAGCATCTGGCGCCATGCCTCGCCCGATGCCCAAGCCGGGCGGCCGCCCCCGCGTGGCCAACAACCCGTTCTCGTCGAACACCGGCGGTCCGCGCCCCGCGCCCCGTCCCGGTGGCGGCCGCGGACCGCAGGGCGGTCAGGCAGGGGCCGGCGGCGGCCGTGGCCGGGGAGGCCAGGGCGGCGAGCGTGCTGGACAGGGTCAGGGACGTCCCGGCCCCCGTCCGGGCGGAGGCCGTCCGTCCCCGGCGGACATGGTGGCGCACCCGTCACCGACCCAGATGCCGACCAAGTCTGCCACCGGCGCCCGCGGGCGCGGAGGACAGGGCGGATCTGGCGGCGGCCGCGGTCGCGGTGGTCAGGGCGGCCCCGGCGGCCCGGGTGCAGGCGGCGGTTTCCGTGGGCGCGGCGGTCGCCGCGGCGGCACCGCCGGCGCGTTCGGTCGTCCCGGCGGCGCTCCCGGCCGCGGACGCAAGTCCAAGCGCCAGAAGCGCAACGAGTACGAGGAGATGCACGCACCGAACGTCATCGGCGGCGTGCGCCTGCCCGACGGCGGCGGCAAGACTGTCCGCCTGCGTCAGGGTGCGTCCTTGGCTGACTTCGCCGAGAAGATCGGTACCGACGCATCGAACCTGGTTCAGGCGCTGTTCAACCTCGGCGAGATGGTGACGGCTACCCAGTCCGTGCCGCAGGAGACCCTGCAGCTGCTGGGCGCCGAAATCAACTACGACGTCGAGGTCGTCTCCCCGGAGGACGAGGACCGCGAGCTGCTCGAGTCCTTCGACCTGCAGTTCGGCGAGGACACCGGCCACGAGGACGAGCTGATGCAGCGCCCGCCTGTCGTGTCCGTCATGGGTCACGTCGACCACGGCAAGACCCGCCTTTTGGACACGATCCGCCACGCCAACGTCGGTTCCGGCGAGGCCGGCGGCATCACCCAGGGCATCGGCGCGTACCAGACCACCGTCACCTTGGACGGTGAGGAGCGCACGATCACCTTCCTGGATACCCCGGGCCACGAGGCGTTTACCGCCATGCGTGCCCGCGGCGCCCAGTCGACCGACTTGGCCATCCTGGTGGTCGCCGCGGACGACGGCGTGATGCCGCAGACGGTGGAGGCGATCAACCACGCCAAGGCGGCGGACCTGCCGATCGTGGTCGCGGTGAACAAGATTGATAAGCCGGAGGCGCAGCCGGAGAAGATCCGCGGCCAGCTCACCGAGTACGGCCTCGTGCCCGAGGAGTACGGCGGCGACACGATGTTCGTCGACATCTCCGCGCGCAACAACACGGGTATCGACGACCTGCTCGAGGCGGTCCTGCTCACCGCGGATGCCGCGCTCGATCTGCGCGCCAACCCGGACATGGACGCCCAGGGCCTGGCCATCGAGTCTCACCTGGACCGCGGCCGCGGCCCGGTATCCACCGTGATCGTGCAGCGAGGCACGTTGCGCGTCGGAGACTCCATCGTCGTGGGCGGCAACTTCGGCCGCGTGCGCCGCATGGTCGACGAGTGGGGCAACGACGTGGAGGAGGCGGGCCCGTCCCGTCCGGTCCAGGTCCAGGGCCTCAACGGCGTTCCCGGACCCGGCGACAACCTGCTGGTGGTCGAGGACGACCGCGTCGCTCGCCAGATCGCCGCGCAACGTGACGCCCGCAGGCGTTCCGCCATGCAGGCGCGCCGCAAGAAGCGCGTCTCCCTGGAGAACCTGGATGCGGCCCTCAAGGAGACCAGCCAGCTCAACCTCATCCTCAAAGGCGACAACGCCGGTTCGGTGGAAGCCCTGGAGGAGGCTCTGCTCAAGCTCGAGGTTGATGAGGAAGTCGAGGTCAACATCATCGACCGCGGTGTCGGTGCGGTGACGCAGACCAACGTGGTTCTCGCCGCGGCGTCGGACGCCGTCATCGTGGCCTTCAACGTCCGCTCCGAGGGCAAGGCGACCGAGGAAGCCAACAACGAGGGCGTGGAGATCCGCTACTACTCGGTGATCTACCAGGTCATCGACGAGGTCGAGGCGGCCCTGAAGGGCATGCTCAAGCCGATCTACGAGGAGCGCGAGATCGGTGCCGCGGAGATCCGCCAGATCTTCAAGGCGTCCGCCGTAGGCCTCATCGCCGGCTGCATGGTCACCGACGGCAAGGTGCGGCGCAACGCCAAGTGCCGTCTGGTGCGCGACGGCAACGTCATCACCCCCGACGCGACGATCGAGTCGCTGCGCCGGGAGAAGGACGACGTCACCGAGGTGGATAAGGGTTACGAGTGCGGCATGGTGCTGTCCTACCCGGACATTCAGGTCGACGACGTGATCCAGGTCTACGAAATGGTAGAGGTTCCGCGCACCTAA